The nucleotide window GATATTCATTTGGTTAACTGCTGATCAAAAAGTGCCACCAGGCGCTGTCACATTAAATATGTCACATACTGCTGCATTTACAAATACACAAGACCAGATGCAATCCTTTGTGCCATTATCCAAGGTCAGCATTACACAAAGGCTCAACTCAGATCCTGTATAAACTCCCAAATGGTACCATAGGAGACATTTGGCTACACGGTCATAAATCCATATTATGTTACAGTCTCTCAGGTGTGAATGCAGGTATTACTGGGGCTGTAATGCGGGTCCCTCCCATCACAGATGTTTCCTTGAACACCATCAGAGGGCTCAGATGATTTCCAGCATCCCAGAAGCACCGCTGCTCTCAACAAAACTGGCTCATGCTTCATGCACAACCCCTCACTTAGGCTCACCCTCCTTACAAACATTACTCAATAATTTATGAACTTGCTTTTGATTTCAGCAACAGTAGCCTGATAGAGCTGCTGATCCACACAGGAAATTGTACAAGCCGAACAATATACCAAGAGGATTGAAAACAATGCATCATAACTCTTCTTCAGCCGGAGCAACAATACTTCTggtgaattatgcttcagctaTTATGCTACAGATAACCAAACACTGTCAACATAAAATAGGGTGGAAATAAATGATTACATCCACCCCTGTTGCTTGAGTAGCTTTTTACTCAGctctttactattttttttttttaagtcaagccatttttgtttttgttggagtAGACTACTCAGTTTCACATGAATTACAAATTTTGTTGGCACAAGTCACAGTGAACTGCCAGTCAGCAAAAAGAGTCGTAAGCCTTTGAGCATTTATTTAGtaattattacaaattattattatgctcagcctaaacaaaataattaagtgattattattattatagtagtttttttttttttttttattaattaattaatttttctttAGAAGAGTCTTGAACTCAGCCCTCTTGTCCTTTTATATCTGCAAGGAAAAGATCATATTACAAtgctttttttgtcagtatttttgaGAAACCAACACATGGCCATTTATCATGAACTTTTGTACTTTGTAGCGTATATTGTGTATTGAAcgtttctattattattattattattattattattattattattattatttcggTTCGGTTTTACACCCCTATATAACATGGCTAACACAGTATAACACAAACAGGCTGAGTGCAGGCTGGGAGTATTTGTATTTCCCATACTActcttgtgttattttttactctttgaaaatgtttaaaccGACAGAGGAAGGGGACAAAGAACCACAGAGTTTAATCGGGTGCCATCTTATTTGCTCTTAGCAGTTTGCAGTCTTGATGCAGTTGTCTTTCAACTCAAACAAAGTCGtcctttattatttttgacTGAACGGTAATCACAGACTCTCACAACCACTTCCGTGTCGAAgtccctctcttcctttgcGGCTGACAGACGTCGTACGTTTGCACGGAGTTTTTCTTATCTTGTCGCTTATTGTCTCTTTGGTGTGGACCGGCATTTTCCCACAACACCCTGCTTCTGCTCTCACAGATGACGAAAATGGCGGATAACGCAACATTGGTAGGTCCTCGAACGATGCTATTTTAGTTTCGAGATATTAAACATTTCCAGCAGGCAAATTAACGTGTTGTTTTCGACAGGTTGACGTCGTTGAGGGCTGTCGCCTCCCCGTTCTTCGCAAAAACCAAGAAAACGAAGACGAATGGCGTAAGTATTTTTCTGGTAGTTTCGCCACAGCTACCTCAGCTAGCTAACTTGCTAACCCCAGCCGTTGTTAGCCGACGCTGTGGCCTTTAGCGGCAGCATTGTAAACACCGCTGACAGCGAGGGTACACCTAATACTACTCACACACTTTTATAAACCTCAACCAGACAGTTTTTGATTTACACCGCTTTTAACACTTATTGCCCGACACATCAGCATTCACTAATCAGTTAACACCGTATTTCAATTGTAAATGGGTTTTTAATAATAACGTTTATGTCAGGTTAGACAAGCTGTGGATTGACGTCAAATAAGATCTATTACAGCTGACTGGACGTGTTTGGGCTCAGTTTTAGGGGTCGTTCTCCACTGTTATGGAcagaccttttccacagcaaCCATTTGGCTTGTAACAGTAGAGTAAACACAGGTGATACcgatgacattaattaagattcAGTTCCAAGTAGGCGTGGCATAGCCACAGcgctgctgttgttcatgcaggatccttaattaatgtcaacaTTAACACCTAGAGCTGGGATGATATTTTTATCTCCCGATTCAGTGGTCTTGTATGTAGCGTGATTCTTAACTATTGCGATTTGATTTTACCAtttagtgtgatttttttttttgtttcttgaatTAGCCTCTAGCGGGTGGATGCAAAGTTCCATGAGGCTCTCATTACTTTAAAAGTCACAGTGGATTTATACATtaatgtcaagtttcaaaaaatggtctctcAACAATGAAATGGATAAgtagaatcagaaatactttagtGGCCCaagaggggaaattgggtactATGGGGGttgacatcatcacacatgaataaaattgggcTCATTAAATCCACAGGAGTCTTAGCTTTCCAATCAAACCCAGTTTCTGCAATTACAAAACTGCTTATGCCCCATTATACACGAATACACCATTTTAGTATtggcgttaaaaaaaaaaaaaaaacacacacacacatttacagtgcaTGCAAAAACCTATGTGGTTTCTGCCCCAAATTGCATGGGATTGGCAAAAAATGGGcttgtctgcaaaggggagacaaTGTGGGTACCTGATTCCACTCAggtatcttgaggtcagaggtcaaggcacACCTCTGAAACTAGCTCAACTTTGGAATGATATTTAGTCCCCTTGCTGACAACCTGGCATGACTTGCTATCAATGGATTCCTCAGGCCATCTAATTTCATATGGTACCATGCCATATGatagctttatttaaaaaaaaaaaaaaaaaaaagcagacttTCGATACCCAAGCgaactgatttgtttttccccctccccatccctagtaacacctgtgtttacacTGCTGTAGAGAATGGGATCATGATGTAAGCTATGCAACGCATTGCGGATTTAAGGACTTGAACACTTGGGTTGTATTGTTTCATGTCCAGATGGCTGCTGTGAAGAATGTCTATTGAAGCAGGCTAAATGAAGAGACAGCAAGTACCACAGCCCAGGGACAGTGACAATTACAGCAGATAGGGACAGGATTCAGGCTTCGGCTATTGACATCGTCTGAAAGAGTGTCTGCTGTTGGGTGCATTCAGTGGTGTCCAAACTGATGTCTTTGGATTTTTCTTGCAATGATTCAGTGACATGTGGCAGTCTTCATAATATGGATGTGGTGTAGTGCAAATGAGCAAATGCTCCATGCTGTCTTCACTAACAGTGGAAATCCACCAGCAAAATGTGGGAAGAAATATGAAGCTGCTCAAGCAGACTGATCACAACATTGCAGCTCATGTGCTTCTTTTTCAGGCAGGTGCAGTTGAACTATGGCGCCAAGTGACAGGGCATACTTAATATATACAGTAGCTGCCGtcaaataatctttttttgtttagtaaGGTTCCTAATTGAGTGAAATGACCCAGCTGTATCTAAGTGGCAGCCATGATAAGAGCTGGTTGAATTCTCTAAATATTACAGGAATCTAACAGTTATTTTCATACAGTCATACTGATTTGAATTCTCGATAAATACGAGTGGAGTGAGCGTGAGCAGCCGTTCTTAATGTGACAAccgttttgtttcagttttgtgaCTGGTAGCCCATATTCCTTTTATTTCAGTTCCAACCCACTGAGGTAATATATTTCACTGTGTTGTCCATGTTTATATAGCCTACATGAAACAACACGGTAAGAACACACAGGGCATAGAATCTAAGATgcgattttttttaaattatttttttaaatagtccATTTTTAGAACATTGTAGTTTCACCACGACAGACGCACATCAGTAACATCTGCCAtcacataattatttttttgtcctcatgTTGTTTTCCATCAAGGAAAAGTGGCTGGGAAAGGACATAGGATGTACTTTTTTTTGACtgttccacagcagccattgttTCCCCTGTATTTTTCTACCTTTGGCTTATATCTGTTTGGGCCTAAGCTATGATTCATGTTGAGGTTTGTGTGCTAAAAATGTTGTAATCATTACTTACACAACACTGGattatacttttttaaattttagatAATAGATGCAATtccagtgtttattttaattttgcattttcttttgcagtgGTGGTTAACTTCCTTGCTGTGGTGGTGCACCACAACTGATATCTTATCTGGCTTCGAGatagttttttttaacttaacttaaACATGGGCAACAAAATCCGCTATTACATGCTGCCAACAAATATTAGGAGGTCAACAAGATTACCTGTTGTCATTTGTGTTTACCAGAGTGCCCCCCCACTTCCATTTTTGTGGtccttttaaatgttttataacGCTTTTATTGCGATCAAGCTGGCAAGGGTCTGTCAAGTTAGAAGCTGCCAGGCTGTAAAACAGAGTTGTATTACTTCATTTCAGATGTGGCCTTCTGTGTGTCATATTGAGTTATGGCTTTTCGCTAACTAGGACAAACAAGCCGTACTTTCACTCATTGTAAGAAACATGTCGAGTTAAATTCATATGACAGTTTTAAGTTGgtgtctttgtttgtctttctagCATTGGCTGAAATCCTAAGTGTGAAGGAAATCCCTGGCAGAAAGCTTTACTATGTTCACTACATTGACTGTGAGTATAATCGGTgtcactgatttttatttatttatttaattcaacTGCAAGTTTTCTACCATGTTAATTTAAATGAGACCTAAAtcttgtaaatgtgttttttgtgtttatgtaaaATTGTTTGTTATCAGTCAACAAGCGTCTGGATGAGTGGGTCACACCAGATAGGCTGGACATGAAGAAGCTCCAGTTCCCCAAGAAAGAAGCTAAAACGCCAACCAAAAATGGGCTTCCAGGGTCCCGTCCCAGTTCTCCAGAGAGAGAAGTGGTAAGCGCACACTCTACTGCTGGATATTCATCTCAGACACTCACATGTTGCAACAGTAAGCTCAGGTTTGTCAACATCATTTTAGCATTGTTATGGTACTGAACACAAGGAACATGGCTCCTTCATGAGAAGAGCCCATATTTTATATATCAGCATGATGAACAGCTTTAATCAAGCCATTTCAAAGGATGGCTTCAAGGAAGGGCAGAGGTTGGTATGTCTTTTGGAGAAGTGAGATCAGTAGTTTTTCAGCCCTTTTACAGTTTCTTATTTCCTCCTGATGCAACATATTGTGAAAGTTTGTTTTGATATTAATGCTGTtaattttattaccttttttgtGAACATTGCTAAATGAACATCTTGCAGGTAATGACCAGTAATTAATGGTCGTACCACAAGCAGTTTTGCATCCTTGTCAGTAATAGATCAtttttacaatatatatatttttttaaattattttattttatttatttttaatggactcagcagcagagacaggTTGGCTGTTGGTAGTGGTGACCAATTTGCTGGGCATTTGCCCAGCAAATACCCAGCCTTACGAATGACCTGCAACACATTATGTGTTACTCAAGTTAAAATCAGCCAGCAGACTGTATGATGTGGTTGCTTGCTCTATGAACACATGTTTACAGTTGGTGTTCAGATTTTGATATTTGGCTTAGCATTGGCACGCCTATTTTAGAGAGATACCTCCAGTTTTGAGATATAAAGCCTCAGTGTCTTTCCACCTTGAccttttttattcatattccatcaaaatatttttcGCTGTCAATGATTACCACAGAAATTGATCATGtgtattcttgtttttctaattggatgttaattattattttagccACTTCAGTGAAATTGTGTGTACAGTGAATACCAGGAAAGCGTAGTGACTTCAAGGGTTAACACATGGATGTCAGTTAACccccttccttctcttcctttctgttCAATTCAGAGGAAGAGTCTAGATCTCAACCTACAAACTGCCACAGCTCCTTCCAGAGGCAAAACCCTCCCCACACCGGTACAACTTGAATTTACCCATACTAGAGAGCCGTGACTAAAGCTCTTTACAGCTGGTCTAGTTTCACCTGGTGACAGCCAGGAATTGGATTGGTAAAAACTGCTTAATCTGAAATGCTGTGGCTACTAAACAGACACAGTCTTACCTAATGTCAGTACACAAAATGCAGCCCATTATTACATGGATGGCGCTccttactgaaataaaaaatagagcatccttttatttatttattaaatactATGGCGTGAATGGAATGTAAAAATCTTGAATGTAAACAAATTGTTACTGAGTAATATTCTTAAAAGTTgtggtttgtttctgtttgtctttcgCTGAACATCTAACAACATTTCTCTGATGCAGAAGCGGAAAGCAGAGTCTGTCTCCCTGGCACCTCAGGCATCCCCGGTCACTTCGGTGCCTTCGCTGCCAGGTTCAGCTGAAGCCTCTCAGGCGTCTGTCTACCCGGCTGTGagggacagcagcagcttcaacCCCAAGTCCCGCGACGACCACgaccagctctcctctctgaccACGGTAAAGAAACTCTCAGGCAACTCTGAGCCACTCTCATGTTTGATTTGAAGTCTGTAATCATGTGCTAGTGTGTAACCGCTGTCTTCTCTACACAATAGAATGGCACTGCCCGGCGACTCATGGCCTCACAgccagggaggaagaggaaggccAACTGTGGGGGCACTGATGAGGTACACAGCAGAAAGATATTTTATCTTGACAACAGCTTATTATTGTCCACCAACTAAAGATCATTATATTTTGGTTTCtccatttttaagttttgtagATATAATGTAACTATACTCACCAAATGTATTTCACTgctatctttttattttaaaatctgtgTCAGCATTTATTTGGTGATTATTAATTTTACTTTACACATTTAATGATTGCATCCTGAGAAGCTCAAAATTTTTGTCTGACAAAAACAGTAGTAACTGTTCAGTGGATGCAGGCGGTTATCTCAAGGAGTTACTTCAAGTGTCTGCATCAGCAGTATATGGCCATGCAAGCTAAAACTGTCCGAAATACTTGTTTTGGgatgaaaataatgaagaaaagGATTCTTCATTATTCTAACTACATATTGTTTTGATATGAAAGGCAGCACTTCACTTTGAtcctgtatttttatttttcacctcACTCATCCTAATATGAGCACTCAGCCAGCCAGAAAATAACACAACTCCTTAATGGTTTAAAACGTGGAGTTAGACCTATGTGTTGCCGTAGAGATAGTTGGAAGCAGTGCCTCTTGTTTGAATAGATATAaccaaacaacaataataaaccaGCTCAAACTAAATCAAAGCCCTGGAGataattgtttttcatgttctgtgATGAGTTTGATACTAACAAAAGTGAATTTAATGTACAATAACGTACCAGCCAGTAATCGGATTCACTATTGACTctgctttttaatattttcatttttaaacattccCATAGAATGTATTATGAATGTATACaagttttcagacttttttctcTGACTTTCGCTAATTACAAAAATAGcttaggaaaaaaatacaatacagaataaaaacattaacTCAGCTGTCCTACTTGAGGCTGAGTTGTTGTATAGATAGAATTCCCTGTGCTTCAATTTCAGTGTGCCCTTTTTTTGAAAAGGCTGGTTTgcttgtctttttgtctttttctgctaGACGATAAAGGTTTTGCAGTATAACAACCATCGAAGTGCCAGTGTCTTTCTTCCACCACAAGAAGTTTGTTATATTTCCTCTTATTGCCCATTTCGTATTTGTTACTGTTATGAATCAGCTATGACGCTTTGCGTCtcaaaatttgtaaaaataataaaacactctCTCCTCCATTTGAATAATCATCTTTTTAGTTCTAATTTACATGATTCTAAATACTTGGAAATTACTGCAATAAGAGGCATTTAAAACCAGAACAGTTAATGTTGGTGCTTAATGTCACCTCTGTTCACCACCAGGATTCCCAGGACAGTTCTGATGGCATCCCCTCTGCTCCACGCATGACTGGCAGTCTGGTGTCCGACCGTAGCCATGATGACATAGTCACCCGAATGAAAAACATAGACTGTATAGAACTGGGCCGTCACAGACTGAAGCCGTGGTACTTCTCGCCGTACCCGCAGGAACTCACCACGTTACCTGTCCTCTACCTCTGTGAATTCTGCCTCAAGTACCTAAAAAGCCTCAAATGTCTGCAGAGGCATCTGGTGAGATTTCTGTGTAAAACATCGTCCAGATTGTTCCCAACTCGAGCGttttctctcctgctgcctaGAATGTTGCCAATTCATCTCATCCTCTCATCTTTTATCATCTCTGACAGACAAAATGTAATCTTCGGCATCCCCCAGGCAATGAGATCTATCGCAAAGGCACCATCTCATTCTTTGAGATTGACGGCAGGAAAAACAAAGTTAGTgattaataattattaatttgtCTTCCACtaatatttttgatattgtatgtgtgttatttatgtatccattcattatcattattattattattatttttagatcTATATTGAAtgattcctttttgttttttccagacGTATTCCCAGAACCTCTGTTTACTGGCCAAGTGCTTCCTGGACCACAAAACATTGTATTACGACACAGACCCCTTCCTCTTCTATGTAATGACAGAGTACGACTCCAAGGGCTTCCACATAGTGGGCTACTTCTCCAAGGTACACAAATTCCTTTGAGTATTTTGAAGTAATTTTAGAgtgtgtatacattttttttacatgctaACATGTTGATTGCAGACAGCTAGTCACTATGCTTACTAAAACTTCTCAACACTGAATCGAacttgtgtgctgtgtgtgcaggaaaaAGAGTCGACAGAAGATTATAACGTGGCCTGCATCCTCACCTTGCCTCCCTACCAGCGCAGAGGCTACGGCAAGCTCCTTATTGAGTTCAGTAAGTGAACAGATTTCAGAACGGTGGTGATGTAGTGTTAAATAAATGACTGTGCACTTGGGGGCAAATTCTGTATTTCCTCAACAGCGTTAGTTGTCTCTTCACCATATCCTTGTGTGTTGTATTTGTCAGGTTATGAGCTCTCTAAGGTTGAAGGGAAGACAGGCACTCCTGAGAAGCCACTTTCTGACCTTGGTCTTCTGTCCTATCGCTCCTACTGGTCCCAGACCATCTTAGAAATTCTCATGGACCTGAAGCCTGACAACGGGGAGAGGCCCCAGATTACCATCAAGTATAAACAACGTTTTTGTGTCAGCTTTTCCCCTGTAGCTCAAGAATTATATTAACAGCTATGCAGGCAAtttttttgatttgatgttttcttgTGCACCTCCAGTGAGATCAGTGAGATCACCAGTGTGAAGAAAGAGGATGTCATTTCAACACTGCAATACCTCAACCTCATCAACTATTACAAGGTGAGAGACCAAGACAGCATGCTTTGAATTTCTCATTGACATGTTAGTTCTTGCATTAAATGTCAACCTGTTTTTAAAGTGATGTTACATGGGCAAATGGAGCAGGGAGCTGATATCATAGGCAAAGAAATCTGACAATGAGCAATTAAGATTTGGTTGTTGGTGGTGTGAAAATGGATAAAATTACAGAAATTTTCCCCAACAACTCAAGTCATAATTAATAAAAGGAGTAACATTTGACACGTTGCTGGCAGCTAACACTGGGTGATACCGTTGACAAGTGATGTGGAAGTGTTCATTTGTATTGTGTAGCAAAATGGCTCTCACATACAGTTAGAACTATGGTTTTGAGAGCCATCTTGACTTATATTGAGATCAGGAACAGATGCAGGTAAATGTGTTACTGAGCCTCCATGTCACTTTTAATTTTCAGCCCTAGGCAAAAAATACTTGACAACATGAACTGACTTTCTGATTAAAAAATTTGACTCGGTCTTCCCTTGCGTCCAGGGTCAGTATATCCTGACTCTTTCAGAGGACATTGTGGATGGACATGAAAGAGCAATGCAGAAGAGACACTTGCGCATAGATCCAAAATGCCTTCACTTCACCCCCAAGGACTGGAGCAAAAGGGGCAAGTGGTAGAgtcccccacctcccccctcccacTGATAGCAGACTTTACTGAAGTCATCAGATAAAGCTTTTTGTTGAGTTGTGGAACCTCTATACAGAAACCTTTTTGAACCCAAAACCCTTTTTGTTGAAGGTATAAACAGTGAGCGGAAGTTGACATTCAGGATGCGTATGCTTTTATTGTAAATAAAAGACCTGCTGGTTAACAGAGtgacagttttttcttttacagatATAAGGTGATGAAAGTAAATGGCCACATGCCAAGATCTTCATCACCTCAGAGCTTATCAGTATATAAAAGAACATGTTTTTATAAccttaataaaacagaaaaccatGGGTCAGGTATAGGGCTGAACGATTATAGGAAAAGATCTAATTGCGATTTTTCTGGCAGATATTGCGATTTCGATTTTATTCGCGATATTTCTTCAAATCAAGCTTCAGTACAATATACACCATGTACAgtaacaaatttaaaacatgacatcaAGTTACATCATaccatcaaaacattaaatgctATTTACTCTAATGCAAGGATGAATAATAAAAAGGTAAGAATTGCGTCCAACATGTATTTATTgccaaaaaacatgcatgtacattCTTAAAAGTCCTTGACTAACAGCAGTTATTACAACTGAAGAACTAAAAGAGCCATATTTGActgtattattttgaaaaagtagTGCAAAAAATCCTTAATTGTGTATAGttgaaaaaagtaataaaatacagaacaattaaaaaaaaaaaaaaaaaaaaagatgttaaataagtaataacactCCACATTTTTCAGCTGTTACAACTTTTTCCTCACACTCTGCGTACAGCTGTGGGATGGCAGCCTGGCTGAAGTAGGTACGGGAGGTAATCCTATCTTCTGTCCAGCGTGCGGAGGAGGTTTTGAAATCCGTCTCTGATGATTGGTTAGCGTGACCTGTCCACGCGTAGCATGCTGCTTCTGATTGGTGAGCTTGACAGGGCATGATGGTGGGATGGTATGGAGACGGCATGTATGTGTAAAATAGTTGACACAACAGACCCTGGGTCAGTCAGGAGCGCTGCAAAAAATGCAGCTAGATCGCACTGTCTGAAATCGCAATTTCGATCAGCAAGCGataaatcgttcagccctagtcAGGTATCTACTAAAATAGTGGAAATTACAGCctaaagacacacaaacacacacaaaaaaaaaaacactgggcaCCTCATGAAGATGAGATGGAAGGTTTGGAGATAATGAGTTGGATTCTGTATTACGTTGCAtctgtttaaaaagttttttaatTCCCAAGAAGTTTTTTTGCTTCCAAAAAATGCAGATAGGGAGAAGTCACGcagaatgtaaataaaaatccGTTTGTGTGCTAggttattgaaaaaaaaaaaaagtgcctggCACACAACAAGGAAGTAGAGCTTCAAGGTTCTCATCAAGGATATTTTTTATGGATCTAAAAAAATATGGCTCAAGCAGAACTTCAGGAAGAAAATACATCCTTGCATGAGAAACCTTTTTTCAAGAATTCGTGGGTATAAttttcagaaacttttttttttttttaattctacaACAGATGTCAGCTAAACCTGGGTCAAGGGAGACTGTGTTAGCTTCAGAAAGGGGAATTAGTTAAGCATGCCAAGAAAATGTTCAAAGGAGGCAAATAAGTCACTGTGAGACCTGCGGCACTCATTACACACTGGGACTTCCAATATCTATGAAACACTCCCGACATACTCATCAGTTTGTGCTTTAAACAGTAAAAAGGTGAAGGTGACTCCGATTCATCTCCGAGCTTCTCTTTCGCTGGGTGCATCAGCGTGTTTGGTTTTGAAAGCATATCTGTTCAGCAACAGAAGAGAGCCAATGTCGCCATCATGTCTGCTTAATCATTTATAATATTAGTCTTGCTTTTATATTCCACACTATCATTTAGTTGGTAATATTCTGTGCTCTTTACATGTGATCATACTAGTGAATACGACTAGTGTGATCGGTCATGAACATCTGTCCACAGTGCACAATGAGACAAATCAATTTCACACTATTTGTTACTTGTAATAATTGTAcatactgaaaatgttttgtaaaaaaaaaaatgcttagaaaagaaaaaagccatGTTGAACTGTTAGAAGAATGTAAATTATGTGTACAgttgtcttttaatttttttttttttacttgaatgtAAACTAACAGGTGGCACAATATTGATTTAATGAAACTTTACTGACTTTACAGTTGTTGTCAGGAAAATGCGTCGAAAGAAGTGATGTATATTTACTTTGagtttgtttcatgtttacATGTCTCCTAAGATGTTGAAGCCCAAATTTACCCAGTTGAAATTCTCTGGATTTGGTATATCTAAGTGAAATACAGTCCATTTAAAGTATGATTTGGATGTTTGATATAAAAACCTTGTTTAATTGattaaaaaagtttaaaaactcaagtctttctctttttaataTTCAAAACAGCACTTTTCCCCTGTCAAATTGGTTTTTAATGAACTAAACATAGCTGGAGAGCAAGGTTTAACATGTTTAGTCACAAATAAGAATTATATGAAT belongs to Myripristis murdjan chromosome 14, fMyrMur1.1, whole genome shotgun sequence and includes:
- the kat5b gene encoding histone acetyltransferase KAT5b isoform X1 — translated: MTKMADNATLVDVVEGCRLPVLRKNQENEDEWPLAEILSVKEIPGRKLYYVHYIDFNKRLDEWVTPDRLDMKKLQFPKKEAKTPTKNGLPGSRPSSPEREVRKSLDLNLQTATAPSRGKTLPTPKRKAESVSLAPQASPVTSVPSLPGSAEASQASVYPAVRDSSSFNPKSRDDHDQLSSLTTNGTARRLMASQPGRKRKANCGGTDETIKVLQYNNHRSASVFLPPQEDSQDSSDGIPSAPRMTGSLVSDRSHDDIVTRMKNIDCIELGRHRLKPWYFSPYPQELTTLPVLYLCEFCLKYLKSLKCLQRHLTKCNLRHPPGNEIYRKGTISFFEIDGRKNKTYSQNLCLLAKCFLDHKTLYYDTDPFLFYVMTEYDSKGFHIVGYFSKEKESTEDYNVACILTLPPYQRRGYGKLLIEFSYELSKVEGKTGTPEKPLSDLGLLSYRSYWSQTILEILMDLKPDNGERPQITINEISEITSVKKEDVISTLQYLNLINYYKGQYILTLSEDIVDGHERAMQKRHLRIDPKCLHFTPKDWSKRGKW
- the kat5b gene encoding histone acetyltransferase KAT5b isoform X3 gives rise to the protein MTKMADNATLVDVVEGCRLPVLRKNQENEDEWPLAEILSVKEIPGRKLYYVHYIDFNKRLDEWVTPDRLDMKKLQFPKKEAKTPTKNGLPGSRPSSPEREVKRKAESVSLAPQASPVTSVPSLPGSAEASQASVYPAVRDSSSFNPKSRDDHDQLSSLTTNGTARRLMASQPGRKRKANCGGTDETIKVLQYNNHRSASVFLPPQEDSQDSSDGIPSAPRMTGSLVSDRSHDDIVTRMKNIDCIELGRHRLKPWYFSPYPQELTTLPVLYLCEFCLKYLKSLKCLQRHLTKCNLRHPPGNEIYRKGTISFFEIDGRKNKTYSQNLCLLAKCFLDHKTLYYDTDPFLFYVMTEYDSKGFHIVGYFSKEKESTEDYNVACILTLPPYQRRGYGKLLIEFSYELSKVEGKTGTPEKPLSDLGLLSYRSYWSQTILEILMDLKPDNGERPQITINEISEITSVKKEDVISTLQYLNLINYYKGQYILTLSEDIVDGHERAMQKRHLRIDPKCLHFTPKDWSKRGKW
- the kat5b gene encoding histone acetyltransferase KAT5b isoform X2; the encoded protein is MTKMADNATLVDVVEGCRLPVLRKNQENEDEWPLAEILSVKEIPGRKLYYVHYIDFNKRLDEWVTPDRLDMKKLQFPKKEAKTPTKNGLPGSRPSSPEREVRKSLDLNLQTATAPSRGKTLPTPKRKAESVSLAPQASPVTSVPSLPGSAEASQASVYPAVRDSSSFNPKSRDDHDQLSSLTTNGTARRLMASQPGRKRKANCGGTDEDSQDSSDGIPSAPRMTGSLVSDRSHDDIVTRMKNIDCIELGRHRLKPWYFSPYPQELTTLPVLYLCEFCLKYLKSLKCLQRHLTKCNLRHPPGNEIYRKGTISFFEIDGRKNKTYSQNLCLLAKCFLDHKTLYYDTDPFLFYVMTEYDSKGFHIVGYFSKEKESTEDYNVACILTLPPYQRRGYGKLLIEFSYELSKVEGKTGTPEKPLSDLGLLSYRSYWSQTILEILMDLKPDNGERPQITINEISEITSVKKEDVISTLQYLNLINYYKGQYILTLSEDIVDGHERAMQKRHLRIDPKCLHFTPKDWSKRGKW